One Pieris brassicae chromosome 11, ilPieBrab1.1, whole genome shotgun sequence DNA window includes the following coding sequences:
- the LOC123716288 gene encoding neuronal acetylcholine receptor subunit alpha-10-like, which produces MFMNMSQYKWIIIWMISSLIMTGVFSCDEEYQLVRHLMDKYDPSVRPVENSSHPLLVTFGVSLHHIIDVEEKDQLLTTNCWITQIWTDHHLRWNISDFDGISVIRIPYERVWKPDIILYNNADPNYRSAVINTNVIVKYTGEVTWLSHGIYVSVCDINVEQFPFDIQLCTMKWASWTYDGFQLDIQKQFDAGDTTNYQTNGEFDLVSFDAIKHNQYYSCCVEPYPDITYVIKLRRRPMFYVFNLILPCLLINGIALLVFYVPSESGEKVTLGISALLSMTVFLMTIRDTLPPTEKTPLISLYYGVSTCLVSFSASLSVVTLNISYRGVRGQPVPAVIRELVLQRLARMLCINFDTDSLKSDSMVTTGGGVQVNPRTGSRLKAEVNCEGPAPSSSPRFSRHNHNHCGNLGPAPGRITGDVVPMGCIGACPRCVCCGCTIREATTRHEQRVAANERLERANLEWKQVAVVADRALLAVFVLVTTLATGAILLPQLKNLHVGNTPLKHPA; this is translated from the exons gTGTATTTTCATGTGATGAAGAGTATCAACTAGTTCGACATCTCATGGACAAGTACGATCCTTCAGTGCGTCCAGTGGAAAACTCGTCTCATCCTCTCTTGGTCACGTTTGGGGTTTCTTTGCACCATATCATTGATGTT GAGGAAAAGGATCAACTTTTGACGACCAATTGCTGGATCACCCAAATATGGACAGATCATCATCTCAGGTGGAACATTAGTGACTTTGATGGCATTAGTGTTATAAGAATACCGTACGAAAGAGTTTGGAAAccagatattatattatacaataa TGCGGATCCAAACTACAGATCCGCTGTCATTAATACCAACGTGATAGTGAAGTACACAGGTGAGGTAACATGGCTCAGTCATGGGATCTACGTATCTGTATGCGACATCAATGTTGAACAGTTTCCATTTGATATACAGTTGTGTACCATGAAGTGGGCTTCGTGGACTTACGATGGTTTTCAG CTGGATATCCAGAAACAATTTGATGCAGGCGATACTACGAATTATCAGACCAACGGTGAGTTCGATCTCGTTAGCTTCGATGCCATTAAACACAACCAATATTACTCTTGCTGTGTGGAGCCATATCCTGACATCACCTACGTCATTAAACTACGCAGAAGACCGATGTTCTACGTATTCAACCTCATACTGCCCTGCCTTCTCATAAATGGTATAG CTCTGCTAGTGTTCTACGTTCCCTCGGAGTCAGGAGAAAAAGTCACACTGGGCATAAGCGCTTTACTCTCGATGACAGTCTTTCTTATGACCATAAGAGATACTTTACCTCCAACGGAGAAAACACCTCTAATCA GTCTGTACTATGGAGTAAGCACATGTTTGGTTTCCTTTTCAGCTTCCCTTTCAGTTGTTACTCTTAACATATCATACAG AGGAGTGAGAGGGCAACCGGTGCCTGCTGTGATACGAGAGCTGGTTCTACAACGACTCGCGCGCATGCTGTGTATCAACTTCGACACAGACTCTCTAAAG TCGGATAGCATGGTAACAACGGGTGGTGGGGTGCAAGTGAACCCGAGAACGGGATCCAGGCTGAAGGCAGAAGTGAATTGCGAGGGTCCTGCTCCTTCATCGTCTCCACGGTTTTCTCGGCACAATCACAACC ATTGCGGGAACCTGGGTCCAGCTCCTGGGCGAATCACGGGGGACGTAGTTCCCATGGGTTGTATCGGCGCCTGTCCACGCTGCGTGTGCTGTGGCTGCACTATACGGGAGGCAACCACAAGGCACGAGCAGCGCGTGGCAGCGAATGAGAGACTGGAACGTGCAAACCTTGAGTGGAAGCAG GTGGCCGTCGTAGCGGACCGAGCGTTGCTTGCAGTTTTCGTTTTGGTAACCACTCTCGCTACGGGTGCAATACTATTGCCGCAACTCAAGAATTTACACGTCGGAAATACACCCTTAAAACACCCAGCTTAG